The segment GGCCCTTTTCAAAGTGGTACCTTACCCTTTgtagtgcctcaaactagatcctgcTGAGACGAGTTATAATTTGTAAaggttttagtgcaaaaaattgaaatctacgTGTAGTTTCTCACAggtgttttctatgaactttttgaagatagcacaaaaaaagcaaaacctacgaagaaaaaaatagaataaagcaagaaaatatgTTGAATTTAAAGGGTTTCAttagtggccagcactgtggtatggtgggttaagctgtggcctgcaggactgacatcccatatgggcactggttccagtccctgctgctccacttcccatccagctacctgctagtgtgcctgggaaagcagcagaggatggcccatgtgggagacctggaagaagctcctggctcctggtttcagcctggtacaatcctggccattatggccatttggggagtgaaccagcagatggcaagtttctctccctctctctgtaactctacctttcaaataaagaaataaatcttttttaaagaaaaaggttaCATTATAGGTGagagatatacatatataaaatctaagaaaaatgttGAATTCTAATGATTATGAActtataattgtgtgtgtgttcccatcTGTGCCTGCTAAGAGGGCCTAGGCACTGTGCCAATCTAGAAGAGTGGGCACACGCAATACCCAGGTCTCAGGTCTCGGTGCATTCTCCATCAAAAGGGAGAACCGGCCAACTCCAGACATGGACACGATGAGCTGAAGGTATGTTCTTGGTTCAGAAATGAGAGAAACTTTAAGAGACTACAGTAGTGCATTAAAATGGTACCAGAGCTGCCTGAACACTCAGGTTCTCATAGGCAAATGTCAGactatttgaaaatcaaaaacaataatGACTTTAAGAGGCTGCAAAACATGGAAAAGTTAAGATCAAAAATCCTACAGCAATATAAAGAGTGAAGATGTAAACTAATAATCTGGAAGAAACTCAGTAAATTTACTGTTGCAATGACACAGAAAGGTTGATTCAGGCTAGGACTTGTGCTGCGTTCAGAACACAAGTGTGGGGCACAAGGAGGTTCCGGTCCCAGCACCatgcactgggaggcagtgttACTCTCATTCCGTGGGGGCGGTCACTGGGGCGAGGACAAGGAGTTAGTCCAAGATCACGTAACTACCCCGGAGCAGAGCCAGATAGTTCATGTATGTTTACCTAGAGACAAGACTTCTAAGTACCTGATTCTACCAATACAGGCTTTCTAGGCATTTATGTTGCACCTTCTGTGTACAAAGCATACTGACAAATGTTGGGATGACTTAGAAGCAGATCGTGTCTCCCAAATTAAACTCCGCCAAGCAAGATGAAACTGGGATCTGGGAGTCGTTCGAAACGagtggattatttttttttaataaaaaaaattgtatttacttagAAGCATTCATAATGTCAACAAAACagctgcaacttttttttttttttgcaattacaGAGTGGTATTCAGTTAACAGAACAACAATTATTTCGTATAACTACCGTCCCCATATATAACTAATTTGTGCTGTGCACCAACAAGAACCTGCTTTAAATTTCCatgccagccggcgccgcggctcactaggctaatcctccgcctagcggcgccggcagaccgggttctagtcccggttggggcgccggattctgtcccggttgcccctcttccaggccagccctctgatgtggccagggagtgcagtggaggatggcccaggtgcttgggccctgcaccccatgggagaccaggaaaagcatctggctcctggctcctgccatcggatcagcgcggtggcggccattggagggtgaaccaacggcaaaggaagacctttctctctgtctctctctctcactgtccactctgcctgtcaaaaaaaaaaaaaaaatttccatgccAATTTACAACCCCCATACTGTACCAGGCAAGGTTAATGGCTATTGAAAATACCACCAGGACAGGGCTATCTAAAGACACATTCGGTAGTGTGTTAACTATACAAAAAAAGACactgtacagtttaaaaacaaatcttacacagccttacatttcaattttttttctttaaaaggagtGAGTTGTGTACAGGGGGGTTAAATGCtttatagacaagaaaaaaaaaactgcgcTAGAACCAACttattcatcatcatcatcttcttcttcatcttcatcttcctcgtcttcctcttcctcctcatcctcttcgtcttcttcatcctcctcctcttccttctttttcttgctcttttcaGCCTTGACGACTCCCTTTTTCGCTGCATCAGGTTTTCCTTTAGCTCGGTATGCAGCAATATCCTTCTCGTACTTTTCCTTCAGTTTGGCAGCCTTCTTCTCGTAGGGCTGCTTGTCATCTGCAGCAGTGTTATTCCACATCTCTCCCAGTTTCTTTGCAACATCACCAATGGACAGGCCAGGATGCTCTCCTTTGATTTTGGGGCGATACTCagaacagaacaagaaaaagGCCGAAGGAGTCCTCTTGGGCGCATTGGGATCCTTGAACTTCTTTTTTGTCTCCCCTTTAGGAGGGATataggttttcatttctctttcataaCGAGCCTTGTCCGCCTTTGCCATGTCTTCaaattttcccttctctttagCAGACATGGTCTTCCACCTCTCTGAGCACTTCTTAGAAAACTCTGAGAAGTTGACGGAAGCATCTGGGTGCTTCTTCTTATGCTCCTCCCGGCAAGTTTGCAC is part of the Oryctolagus cuniculus chromosome 16, mOryCun1.1, whole genome shotgun sequence genome and harbors:
- the LOC100356237 gene encoding high mobility group protein B1-like is translated as MGKGDPKKPRGKMSSYAFFVQTCREEHKKKHPDASVNFSEFSKKCSERWKTMSAKEKGKFEDMAKADKARYEREMKTYIPPKGETKKKFKDPNAPKRTPSAFFLFCSEYRPKIKGEHPGLSIGDVAKKLGEMWNNTAADDKQPYEKKAAKLKEKYEKDIAAYRAKGKPDAAKKGVVKAEKSKKKKEEEEDEEDEEDEEEEEDEEDEDEEEDDDDE